The following coding sequences are from one uncultured Bacteroides sp. window:
- a CDS encoding RagB/SusD family nutrient uptake outer membrane protein: MKKIIYLFILSVSFSFSACSGWLDVSPSTEKDRADLIETENGFKEMLYGCYINMANVSLYGHELTYGALEGFAKNYVKSLSSNYKFTDTAVRPTIDDIWSKMYNNVANINSILNDIENKKDLFYNGEGDILEGEALTMRAFVHFDLLRMFAPAYQGNESTIAIPYVESYERARYPHISESKVVEKILADLDKAEELFKDAADPIMSELIVTASGKGDFLANRQYRFNYWAVLALKARVYLYANNKEAAKEYAMKVINEGPFKWINPSVLSGEHADKVFMSEIICALNVPKLSTYYDTYFTSEKYSLSDGWGIYSLNVFEDGNDYRYLYLLTNDKDKNKVISSKYDQSPADGATLKKETVPLIRLGEMYLIAAECDAESNPTEAISLLRELKLHRGYLSSDRGINDNATVAQLQGYVQKEMRKETYAEGQTFFMYKRLQLAAIPDFSPWSSNATFSMQPSYYTFPLPEDEKEYGNIPKS; this comes from the coding sequence ATGAAAAAAATAATATACCTTTTTATTTTATCTGTCTCCTTTTCTTTCTCTGCTTGTAGCGGATGGCTGGATGTTAGCCCTTCAACAGAAAAAGATCGAGCAGATTTGATTGAAACAGAAAATGGCTTTAAAGAGATGCTTTACGGATGTTATATCAATATGGCGAACGTTTCTCTCTATGGACACGAATTGACATATGGAGCACTCGAAGGTTTTGCTAAAAATTACGTGAAGTCACTCTCTAGTAACTATAAATTTACTGATACGGCTGTGCGCCCTACCATTGATGACATCTGGAGTAAAATGTATAATAATGTAGCGAATATAAATAGTATCCTCAATGATATAGAGAATAAAAAGGACTTATTCTACAACGGTGAAGGAGATATCCTTGAAGGAGAAGCTTTGACGATGAGAGCTTTTGTGCATTTTGACTTATTGCGCATGTTTGCTCCTGCCTACCAAGGCAATGAATCGACCATCGCCATCCCTTATGTCGAATCTTACGAGAGAGCACGCTATCCGCATATCAGTGAATCGAAGGTGGTGGAGAAGATTCTGGCTGACTTAGACAAGGCGGAAGAACTTTTCAAAGATGCTGCTGATCCTATCATGAGTGAGTTGATTGTCACTGCTTCGGGTAAAGGTGATTTCTTAGCCAACAGACAGTATCGTTTCAATTATTGGGCGGTGTTGGCTCTGAAAGCGCGTGTTTACTTATATGCAAACAATAAAGAAGCGGCCAAGGAGTATGCTATGAAAGTGATTAATGAAGGACCTTTTAAATGGATTAATCCATCTGTCTTGAGCGGCGAACATGCCGATAAGGTATTCATGTCCGAGATCATTTGTGCGTTGAATGTTCCTAAGTTGAGTACGTATTACGATACCTATTTCACTTCGGAAAAATACTCTTTGAGTGATGGATGGGGAATATATAGCTTGAATGTATTTGAGGATGGAAATGACTATCGTTATTTGTATTTGTTGACGAATGATAAAGATAAGAATAAGGTTATCTCGTCTAAATATGATCAAAGTCCTGCAGATGGTGCTACTTTGAAAAAAGAGACTGTTCCTTTAATCAGGTTAGGAGAGATGTATTTGATTGCTGCTGAATGCGATGCTGAGTCCAACCCTACAGAAGCTATCAGCCTGTTGCGCGAATTAAAGCTTCATAGGGGATATCTTTCATCGGACAGAGGAATAAATGACAATGCAACAGTAGCTCAGCTACAAGGATATGTACAAAAAGAGATGAGAAAAGAAACGTATGCCGAGGGACAGACTTTCTTTATGTATAAACGTTTGCAACTGGCTGCTATTCCTGATTTCAGTCCGTGGTCGTCAAATGCTACTTTTAGCATGCAGCCTTCGTATTATACATTTCCGCTTCCTGAAGATGAAAAAGAATATGGTAATATTCCAAAATCTTGA
- a CDS encoding SusC/RagA family TonB-linked outer membrane protein, whose product MRKTKWLIGFGRSPLWRMVLFFVFMVGICSTYAEAQTQKVKNPLISLDCKNEPMSSVLKKIEQASKYKVLFTYDEIQSYKVTVSFKDKPLNEAVKEVIGSYPLAYKIKNIYISIYSLKTTAERKRIVGKVVDKNGEALPGVNITTDNKTIGGISNVDGNFDIRIPDGETVNVLSFSFIGLKKSSFPFKGDRLRVVMEDDAQAIDEVVVTGLVTHNSNSFTGNASVFKGEDLKMVGRQNLIKSLSILDPTIAIVENTSAGSNPNTMPKIRFRGESSFQGFENIDKSGLMSDPNEPLFILDGYQTTMSTIVDLDMNLIESVTILKDAAAGAIYGSRAANGVIVVKTLQPKEGELRISYGLDMNVNLPDLSSYNLLNAKENLALYDRFGMYRNNDGTLTPAYNQITRWIAQGVDTDWMAQPVRNAVGYKHSLNLSGGDHRMRYGVDLNYSNAPGVMKKSFRTNYGIGIKLSYNYNDKLRFTNHLSVGQTNSKESPYGSFQDYTTINSFYPIKDANGKLYKYYYYEDQYGEQNVWGNSNNTPINPLYEASVGNDNKDESQNINNNFAMEWRLLPSFRINGMISYTKSTDKATSFLSPNSATYTEYSASSSTSTEEKELLKGKYTYAETFQERLESNLVATWSKNMGVHFATASVGGSMADTKSTLYGFTAQGFGEEDAAEPAYAQGYEKGGTPSNSEGHTRMASLFASANYAYDSRYLFDFSYRLDGSSQFGTEKKVAPFYSLGVGWNMHNELFIKKLKFVNMLKLRATYGEVGSVNFSPYQAKDMYQYTKSDRYDGNIGVILRGLGNENLRWQSTRSYELGAKVGIFNRFDFSASIYNKLTSDMVLPVTTPPSVGFNSYIENLGRMRNKGYEISMRAFLLKKAGLNVSVFASATHNTNKILSISSALESYNKAADSSDGYSDNEYKQVSHTFLTKYEEGQSSTAIYAVRSLGIDPMTGEELFLTKEGKTTLKWNASDKMVVGDTEPTMRGTFGTNVGWNGLFLNATFSYSLGGQIYNSTLVNKVENSNKFKNMDKRVLTETWQKPGDVVKYKANLTKRYSQYYTYASSRFVQDQDYLQLAALSLQYELPKKMIRPLRMKSVRLSFNMSDIFYLSTVKRERGTDYPYARSFSFGLRTNF is encoded by the coding sequence ATGAGAAAAACTAAATGGTTGATTGGCTTTGGAAGAAGCCCTCTTTGGAGAATGGTGTTGTTTTTTGTTTTCATGGTTGGAATTTGTTCCACCTATGCAGAGGCACAAACACAGAAAGTGAAAAATCCTCTTATTTCATTGGATTGTAAAAACGAACCGATGTCGTCTGTTCTGAAGAAGATAGAGCAGGCTTCAAAATATAAAGTTCTGTTTACTTATGATGAAATTCAGAGTTATAAAGTTACTGTATCTTTTAAAGATAAGCCTCTCAATGAGGCAGTTAAAGAAGTTATAGGCTCTTATCCACTGGCCTATAAGATAAAGAATATTTATATTTCTATCTATTCCTTGAAGACGACTGCTGAACGTAAGCGAATTGTTGGCAAGGTGGTTGATAAAAATGGAGAAGCTTTGCCGGGAGTGAACATTACCACCGATAATAAAACGATTGGTGGAATTAGTAATGTCGATGGAAATTTTGATATTAGAATTCCTGACGGGGAGACGGTAAACGTGCTTTCTTTTTCATTTATTGGCTTGAAGAAAAGTTCTTTCCCTTTTAAGGGAGATAGGCTAAGAGTGGTGATGGAGGATGATGCTCAGGCTATAGATGAAGTGGTGGTGACTGGCTTGGTTACCCACAATAGTAATAGTTTTACCGGAAATGCATCGGTTTTTAAAGGAGAAGATCTGAAGATGGTCGGACGGCAGAATTTGATCAAGAGCTTAAGTATTCTTGATCCTACCATTGCGATTGTAGAGAATACCTCTGCAGGTTCCAACCCGAATACTATGCCTAAAATTCGTTTTAGAGGCGAGAGCTCTTTTCAAGGGTTTGAGAATATCGATAAGTCTGGTTTGATGAGTGACCCCAATGAACCGTTATTTATTTTGGATGGATATCAAACGACCATGTCTACAATAGTCGACCTGGATATGAATTTGATTGAATCTGTTACCATCTTGAAAGACGCTGCAGCAGGTGCCATCTATGGTTCTAGAGCAGCGAATGGGGTGATTGTGGTGAAAACCCTTCAACCCAAAGAAGGAGAGTTGCGGATTAGTTACGGATTGGATATGAACGTTAATTTGCCTGATTTATCTAGCTATAATCTTTTGAATGCTAAGGAAAATTTAGCCTTGTATGACCGCTTTGGGATGTATCGCAATAATGATGGTACGTTAACCCCTGCTTATAATCAAATCACTCGTTGGATAGCCCAAGGGGTCGATACAGATTGGATGGCACAACCGGTTCGCAATGCCGTAGGTTATAAGCACTCATTGAACTTATCCGGAGGTGATCACCGCATGCGTTATGGCGTTGATTTGAATTATTCTAATGCTCCCGGAGTGATGAAAAAATCCTTCAGAACAAACTATGGAATTGGTATTAAGTTATCTTATAATTATAACGATAAACTTCGGTTTACGAACCATTTATCCGTAGGACAAACCAACTCCAAGGAATCTCCTTATGGCAGTTTTCAAGATTACACAACGATTAATTCCTTTTATCCCATAAAGGATGCCAACGGGAAGTTGTATAAATACTATTATTACGAAGATCAGTATGGAGAGCAGAATGTATGGGGCAATAGTAACAATACGCCTATCAACCCCCTGTATGAAGCATCTGTAGGAAATGATAATAAGGATGAAAGCCAGAATATCAATAATAACTTTGCGATGGAGTGGAGATTGCTTCCATCTTTCCGTATTAACGGAATGATAAGTTATACCAAGTCTACCGACAAGGCTACTTCTTTTCTTTCACCAAATTCGGCCACTTATACCGAGTATAGTGCTTCTTCTTCCACTTCTACTGAAGAAAAGGAATTGCTAAAAGGAAAATATACTTATGCCGAAACTTTTCAGGAACGTTTGGAAAGTAACTTGGTAGCCACATGGTCTAAAAATATGGGTGTGCATTTTGCTACGGCATCTGTTGGAGGTTCTATGGCTGATACAAAAAGTACCCTCTACGGTTTTACTGCTCAGGGATTTGGCGAGGAAGATGCTGCAGAACCTGCTTACGCACAAGGTTATGAAAAAGGAGGAACACCCAGTAACTCCGAAGGTCATACTCGTATGGCCAGTCTTTTTGCCTCTGCTAATTATGCTTATGATAGTCGATACCTGTTCGATTTTTCCTATCGCTTAGATGGTTCCTCTCAATTTGGTACAGAGAAAAAAGTTGCCCCATTCTATAGTCTAGGTGTAGGTTGGAACATGCACAATGAGCTGTTCATTAAGAAACTGAAGTTTGTTAATATGCTTAAGTTGAGAGCTACGTATGGAGAAGTAGGTTCAGTGAATTTCAGCCCTTATCAGGCCAAAGATATGTATCAATACACCAAAAGTGACCGTTATGATGGCAACATTGGGGTTATATTACGAGGACTAGGCAATGAGAACTTGCGTTGGCAAAGCACTCGTTCTTATGAACTTGGCGCAAAGGTTGGCATCTTTAATCGCTTTGATTTTTCTGCCAGCATTTACAATAAGCTGACTTCGGACATGGTTTTGCCTGTCACCACGCCTCCCTCTGTTGGTTTCAATAGCTACATTGAAAACTTGGGTCGGATGAGAAATAAAGGTTATGAAATCTCTATGCGTGCGTTCCTCCTTAAAAAAGCAGGATTAAACGTGTCAGTGTTTGCTTCGGCTACACATAATACCAATAAGATCTTATCTATTTCGTCCGCTTTGGAATCTTACAATAAAGCGGCAGACTCATCGGATGGATATTCGGATAACGAATACAAGCAAGTTTCTCATACGTTCCTGACTAAATACGAAGAAGGACAATCCTCTACCGCTATCTATGCAGTACGCTCTTTGGGCATTGACCCGATGACTGGTGAAGAGTTGTTCCTTACCAAAGAAGGGAAGACGACTCTGAAGTGGAATGCCAGTGATAAAATGGTGGTTGGCGATACTGAACCTACGATGAGAGGTACTTTTGGTACGAATGTGGGGTGGAATGGCTTGTTCTTGAATGCAACGTTCTCTTACTCATTGGGAGGTCAAATATATAACTCTACGCTAGTAAATAAGGTAGAGAACTCCAATAAATTTAAGAACATGGATAAGCGTGTGCTGACAGAGACTTGGCAGAAGCCGGGAGATGTGGTGAAATATAAAGCTAATCTTACAAAAAGATATTCGCAATACTATACGTATGCTAGTTCGCGATTTGTGCAAGATCAAGATTATCTGCAACTTGCTGCTCTTTCTTTGCAATATGAGTTGCCCAAAAAGATGATTCGCCCCTTGCGCATGAAGAGTGTAAGACTTTCCTTTAATATGTCCGATATATTCTATCTTTCTACCGTGAAGCGTGAGAGAGGAACGGATTATCCTTATGCACGATCCTTTAGTTTTGGCTTACGTACAAATTTTTAA
- a CDS encoding FecR domain-containing protein, whose product MCNKKDDKYLNNKDFYSDDRLAFECEQALLRTKYPNPSVKAEWNKLKQSIETTQPSEVPVAKKNHSLKTRSFVLGTLAGIAATVLILLVFRWQDKQMQDHPVSIFVAQQGIQEVTMSIGKNQERILSDTKQVVQDPLKGVLVTNKEADFSKVKGEVIKMRTVTTPCGKDYRIVLNDGTEVLMNADSKLTFPTQFRGKERLVYLEGEAYFKVAKNKKMPFVVNTDKMDTRALGTEFNVKAYKGFNPQVTLIEGVVIVSVADINREVRLSPGEEITYSNNKVNVKNVDAEYYNQWKDGFFYFDNVPLVEVLTDLGRWYNVNIEIEKASLMSYRLHFIVNRNSGIDEVVENLNNFSYLSALKNKNTIAISEKKDLKRD is encoded by the coding sequence ATGTGTAACAAGAAAGACGATAAATATTTAAACAATAAGGATTTCTACTCGGATGATCGTTTGGCATTTGAATGCGAGCAGGCTTTGCTTAGAACAAAATATCCAAATCCTTCGGTTAAAGCCGAATGGAACAAATTAAAGCAGAGCATTGAAACCACTCAGCCTTCAGAAGTTCCTGTTGCAAAGAAAAATCATTCTCTTAAAACACGTTCTTTTGTTTTGGGGACTCTTGCCGGTATTGCAGCAACGGTGTTGATACTGCTGGTTTTTCGTTGGCAGGATAAGCAGATGCAAGATCATCCTGTTAGCATTTTTGTGGCTCAGCAGGGAATTCAGGAGGTTACGATGAGCATAGGGAAGAATCAAGAACGTATTCTCTCAGATACTAAACAGGTGGTGCAAGATCCGTTAAAAGGAGTATTGGTGACTAATAAGGAGGCTGATTTCTCCAAAGTGAAGGGAGAGGTTATCAAGATGAGAACTGTTACTACTCCTTGTGGAAAAGATTATCGTATCGTATTAAATGATGGGACAGAAGTGCTGATGAATGCCGATAGTAAACTTACTTTTCCTACTCAATTTCGGGGTAAGGAGCGTTTGGTGTATTTGGAAGGAGAAGCCTATTTTAAAGTGGCAAAAAATAAAAAAATGCCCTTCGTTGTTAACACTGATAAGATGGACACAAGGGCATTGGGCACTGAGTTTAATGTGAAAGCGTATAAGGGGTTTAATCCTCAAGTTACGCTTATTGAAGGAGTAGTGATAGTGAGTGTTGCTGATATCAATAGAGAAGTAAGGTTATCTCCAGGAGAGGAAATCACCTATTCGAATAATAAAGTCAATGTTAAGAATGTAGATGCTGAGTACTATAATCAATGGAAAGATGGCTTTTTCTATTTTGATAATGTTCCTTTGGTAGAGGTGTTGACTGATTTGGGACGTTGGTACAATGTTAATATCGAGATTGAAAAGGCTTCATTGATGAGCTATCGTCTGCATTTCATCGTTAACAGAAATTCAGGAATTGATGAAGTAGTTGAAAATTTGAATAACTTTAGCTATCTGTCTGCTCTAAAAAATAAAAATACGATAGCTATTAGTGAGAAAAAAGATTTAAAAAGGGACTAA
- a CDS encoding sigma-70 family RNA polymerase sigma factor → MGKDSKSIQATKEKEFERFFAENYSRLYYYALHYISDSEICKDIVSESFRYLWEKLDAVRVDTMLTYMFTHVRNLCIDQIRHAEVENSYLNSQLNFVSEMDDENWKETEIRIEQIMQVLDTLPSQTKFIMEQNYLHKKKYKEIAEIVGMTESGVRKHIMKGLDTIRSYFSVKYKKGGNQK, encoded by the coding sequence ATGGGAAAGGATAGTAAGAGTATACAAGCAACGAAAGAAAAAGAATTTGAACGGTTTTTCGCCGAAAATTATTCCCGACTTTACTATTATGCGCTTCACTATATTTCTGATTCAGAGATATGTAAAGATATCGTTAGTGAATCTTTCCGGTATTTGTGGGAAAAATTAGATGCTGTCAGGGTGGATACTATGCTTACGTATATGTTCACTCATGTACGTAATTTGTGTATTGACCAGATCCGTCATGCAGAAGTTGAGAATTCGTATTTAAATTCTCAACTCAATTTTGTTTCAGAAATGGATGATGAGAATTGGAAAGAGACTGAGATAAGAATAGAACAGATAATGCAAGTGCTTGACACACTTCCATCACAAACTAAGTTTATTATGGAACAAAATTATTTGCATAAAAAGAAATATAAAGAAATAGCTGAGATAGTTGGAATGACTGAAAGTGGCGTGCGCAAACATATAATGAAAGGTTTGGATACCATTCGAAGTTATTTTTCTGTTAAATATAAAAAAGGTGGTAATCAAAAATAA
- a CDS encoding type 1 glutamine amidotransferase: MKINILVCDWFEDILPDFLPTFPTLFYNLFNAVEPQTEYQLFDVQKGEFPTELQKDELYLITGSRAGAYENESWIKDLLDFIRKAHHNQVRIAGICFGHQAIAEALGGKVEPSPKGWGTGIRVSKVIHPKAFEYFPDKEMRLCYNHNDQVVTLPPEAELIATSDFCENEAFIIGDHILSFQGHPEYNIKYAQYLLNTADEKEKRTIQKAEKSLIQYTAQGLEVARWMMTRDKTV; this comes from the coding sequence ATGAAAATAAATATCTTAGTATGCGACTGGTTTGAAGATATTTTGCCGGATTTTCTTCCTACTTTTCCCACTCTGTTTTACAATCTCTTCAATGCGGTAGAGCCCCAGACAGAGTATCAATTATTCGACGTTCAGAAAGGAGAATTTCCAACTGAATTACAAAAAGACGAACTATATCTTATCACCGGTAGCCGCGCGGGAGCTTATGAAAATGAATCATGGATAAAGGATTTACTCGATTTTATTCGTAAAGCACATCATAACCAAGTGAGAATAGCAGGAATCTGTTTCGGGCATCAAGCCATAGCAGAAGCTCTAGGGGGTAAGGTAGAACCTTCTCCTAAAGGATGGGGAACCGGAATCAGAGTTTCAAAAGTCATCCATCCAAAAGCTTTCGAATATTTCCCTGATAAAGAAATGCGCCTTTGCTATAACCACAACGATCAGGTAGTAACCCTGCCACCTGAAGCTGAACTGATAGCTACCAGTGATTTCTGTGAAAATGAAGCTTTTATTATCGGAGACCACATTCTTTCCTTTCAGGGACATCCAGAATATAATATCAAATACGCCCAATATCTTTTAAACACTGCTGACGAAAAAGAAAAGCGTACGATTCAGAAAGCAGAAAAGTCTTTGATACAATATACCGCCCAAGGATTGGAAGTTGCCAGATGGATGATGACACGGGATAAAACAGTGTAA
- a CDS encoding PspC domain-containing protein, which produces MKKTLTVNLGGIVFHIDEDAYRLLDDYLRNLKLHFSKKESAEEIVADIENRVSELFTEKITGATQVITIACVEEVIARVGKPEDLMGEDSEEGESSSFNSETKASSSNIYNTTRKRLFRNPDNKVLGGVLGGLAAYMGWDVTLLRIILLVLLFFGGFGISLPLIGFPFFGFGSLIPLYIIGWIVIPEAVSATDKLNMRGEAVTMENIGKTVTDGFEKVSTYMHSESSRSNLQKVGDALVSIVGIILKACLIILALVFSPVLFVLAIAFMALVIGAIAAMIGGGSVLYHMLPSIDWSLVSTSPLAIIVACIAGVLVVGIPLASILHALFQLIFSWNPMASGLKITLLVLWLVSLGVFVLCFSQMHWQIPFLNDTAIFFRAPM; this is translated from the coding sequence GAACCTGAAACTTCACTTTTCTAAAAAAGAGAGTGCGGAAGAAATTGTGGCGGATATTGAAAATAGAGTCTCTGAACTTTTCACAGAAAAAATTACAGGGGCTACTCAGGTCATTACCATTGCTTGTGTGGAAGAGGTGATTGCCCGGGTAGGAAAACCAGAAGATTTAATGGGTGAGGACTCTGAAGAGGGGGAATCTTCTTCTTTCAACTCGGAAACAAAAGCTTCTTCATCGAATATATATAATACTACTCGGAAGCGTTTATTTAGGAATCCTGACAATAAAGTTCTAGGCGGTGTTCTAGGTGGTTTGGCTGCTTATATGGGCTGGGATGTGACGTTACTTCGCATCATCTTATTGGTATTGCTCTTTTTCGGGGGCTTTGGTATTAGCTTGCCGTTAATAGGCTTTCCTTTCTTCGGATTTGGTTCTTTAATACCGTTGTATATTATTGGCTGGATTGTTATCCCTGAGGCTGTTAGTGCAACGGATAAGTTGAATATGCGCGGTGAGGCAGTTACGATGGAGAATATTGGTAAAACAGTAACAGATGGTTTTGAGAAAGTAAGCACCTATATGCATTCTGAAAGCTCACGCTCTAATCTACAAAAAGTAGGGGATGCTCTTGTGTCTATTGTGGGGATTATCTTGAAAGCTTGCTTGATAATCTTGGCACTCGTTTTTAGTCCTGTGTTATTTGTATTGGCTATTGCCTTCATGGCATTGGTGATCGGTGCTATTGCTGCAATGATAGGAGGTGGAAGTGTATTATATCACATGCTGCCTTCCATAGACTGGTCTCTTGTCTCCACTTCTCCGCTTGCCATTATTGTAGCTTGTATTGCAGGCGTGTTGGTGGTGGGTATTCCTTTAGCTTCCATCCTTCATGCACTTTTTCAACTTATCTTTTCCTGGAATCCTATGGCTTCCGGATTAAAGATCACTCTGTTGGTTTTGTGGCTTGTTAGTCTAGGTGTATTCGTTCTTTGTTTTTCTCAAATGCATTGGCAAATACCTTTTCTGAATGATACGGCTATATTCTTTAGGGCACCCATGTAG